One window of the Desulfurispira natronophila genome contains the following:
- a CDS encoding nitrogen fixation protein NifQ has protein sequence MNTKKPYPYQQAYQQICELLLSYADKNEKSQALAHTIAHKSLLMNHLYEDMGLSSRQEMNTLMQEHFPRLAAQKPDNIRWKKYLYDTIGHVAPACDLCHDYDNCFDCRILQ, from the coding sequence TTGAATACCAAGAAACCATATCCGTACCAGCAGGCATATCAGCAAATATGTGAGTTGTTGCTAAGTTACGCCGACAAAAATGAGAAGAGCCAGGCACTGGCACACACCATTGCACATAAATCGCTGCTGATGAATCATCTCTATGAAGACATGGGCTTGAGCTCTCGCCAGGAAATGAATACTCTTATGCAAGAGCACTTCCCCAGGTTAGCCGCCCAAAAACCGGACAATATTCGCTGGAAAAAATACCTGTACGACACTATAGGCCATGTGGCTCCCGCTTGCGACCTTTGCCATGACTACGACAACTGTTTTGACTGTAGAATATTACAGTAA
- the trmFO gene encoding methylenetetrahydrofolate--tRNA-(uracil(54)-C(5))-methyltransferase (FADH(2)-oxidizing) TrmFO yields MSHHPNVHIVGAGLAGSEAALLLAHHQINVTLYEMRPQTMTPAHTGGDFCELLCSNSLRGESEESGPGILKRELLQAGSPFMQVATKYRVPAGGAFAVDRHGLSSHITKLIEEHPRISTVRKEYTAIDSGHFPLILAPGPLASVALCHSLEPSFGQGLYFYDAIAPIVDGDSIDMSKAFRAARYNKGEPDYLNCPMNKQEYEAFYRALSTAQRVKTRDFEKTIHFEGCMPIEEMADRGEDTLRFGPMKPVGLNHPVSGESFHAVVQLRRESLNNYAWNMVGFQTKLTHSEQKRVLRLIPGLEQASFMRLGSMHRNTYIESPRFLDPSFRVKDQAGLFIAGQITGVEGYIESVASGHIAALAALHQLQSLPFAPPPPTTAMGALCAHISTPSKNFTPSNIHFGLFSPLTQRHRKKERKSLYSSRAQTDFKAWIRQHQGSLSI; encoded by the coding sequence ATGTCACATCACCCTAATGTTCACATAGTCGGTGCTGGATTGGCGGGAAGCGAAGCGGCTTTACTGCTAGCGCACCACCAGATAAATGTTACCCTCTACGAAATGCGACCCCAGACTATGACTCCTGCTCACACTGGTGGTGATTTTTGCGAACTACTCTGCTCCAACTCCCTGAGAGGCGAATCAGAGGAGTCTGGCCCCGGTATCCTGAAGCGAGAGCTACTCCAAGCTGGATCCCCCTTTATGCAAGTTGCTACGAAATACCGTGTCCCAGCCGGTGGAGCATTTGCTGTTGATAGACACGGACTTTCTTCTCATATAACCAAGCTCATCGAAGAGCATCCCCGCATCAGTACGGTTCGCAAGGAATACACTGCTATTGACTCCGGGCATTTCCCTTTAATTTTGGCCCCTGGCCCGCTTGCATCTGTTGCTTTGTGCCACTCCCTGGAACCCAGCTTTGGTCAAGGTCTCTACTTCTACGATGCCATAGCTCCTATTGTGGATGGCGACTCCATTGATATGAGTAAGGCTTTCCGTGCTGCTCGCTATAACAAAGGAGAACCTGATTACCTTAACTGCCCGATGAACAAGCAAGAGTACGAAGCGTTTTACCGTGCTCTAAGCACAGCCCAACGTGTAAAAACTCGTGACTTTGAAAAAACTATTCACTTTGAAGGTTGCATGCCGATTGAAGAGATGGCTGATCGGGGCGAAGATACCCTGCGCTTTGGGCCCATGAAACCAGTAGGATTAAATCATCCCGTCAGCGGCGAATCGTTCCATGCAGTCGTGCAGCTACGGCGTGAAAGTCTCAACAACTATGCTTGGAACATGGTGGGGTTTCAGACTAAATTGACCCACAGTGAGCAAAAGCGGGTACTCAGGCTTATACCTGGACTGGAGCAAGCCAGCTTTATGCGCTTGGGCAGCATGCATCGCAACACTTATATAGAGTCTCCCCGTTTTCTCGACCCCAGCTTTCGTGTCAAAGACCAAGCCGGTCTTTTTATTGCTGGTCAAATCACTGGAGTAGAAGGTTATATCGAATCAGTAGCGAGTGGTCACATAGCCGCTCTGGCAGCACTTCACCAGTTACAAAGCCTTCCATTTGCGCCACCACCACCAACAACAGCTATGGGAGCCCTTTGTGCTCACATTAGTACCCCGAGCAAAAATTTTACTCCCAGCAATATCCACTTTGGCCTCTTCTCCCCTTTGACCCAAAGACACCGCAAAAAAGAGCGTAAATCCCTCTACTCCAGTCGAGCCCAAACTGACTTCAAAGCTTGGATCAGACAACATCAGGGAAGTTTATCCATATGA
- a CDS encoding universal stress protein, translated as MKPLVAATDLTRRGQLAVERGLLLSRQLNCPLRIVHVVDEELPAELIENHRELAQLSIESHLQNLKDVPECQVDVIIGRGSSTIRQYAQQHQAVAILTGQHRELRFMDSLRGSTVERILRHADLPVFIAKAPPVEPYQRLLIAMDFSVYSRRAVEFVFRYFPQADLSLVHAFEPPFAELMTGDGTEEDPGERHERELRNIIYHELRSFIGTFDIHTRPLNLQVLAGNPTDILMEKAAVFRPDLIVVGTHARAGIAQALLGSVAQSILRRSPCDVLTVKAW; from the coding sequence ATGAAACCTTTAGTAGCTGCTACCGACCTGACTCGCCGCGGTCAACTGGCAGTCGAACGGGGGCTGCTGTTATCCAGACAACTTAACTGCCCCCTGCGCATTGTGCATGTGGTCGATGAGGAGCTTCCAGCGGAGCTTATTGAGAATCACCGGGAGCTGGCACAATTGAGCATAGAGTCCCACCTGCAAAACCTGAAGGATGTACCAGAGTGTCAGGTGGATGTAATTATTGGACGCGGCAGCAGCACTATTCGCCAGTACGCTCAGCAGCACCAGGCCGTGGCCATCCTCACAGGTCAGCATCGGGAATTACGCTTTATGGATAGCCTGCGTGGCTCAACTGTAGAAAGAATTTTGCGTCACGCAGACTTGCCGGTATTTATTGCTAAAGCTCCCCCTGTCGAGCCTTACCAGCGTCTTTTAATTGCTATGGATTTCTCCGTATATTCCCGCAGGGCGGTTGAGTTTGTCTTTCGATATTTCCCCCAGGCTGATCTCAGTTTGGTTCATGCGTTTGAGCCTCCATTTGCCGAGCTTATGACGGGAGATGGCACAGAGGAAGACCCTGGAGAACGGCATGAGCGAGAATTACGCAATATCATATATCATGAGCTGCGTAGCTTTATTGGCACATTTGATATTCACACTCGCCCGCTGAACCTGCAAGTCTTAGCGGGGAATCCTACCGATATCCTCATGGAGAAAGCCGCTGTATTCCGTCCGGATCTGATTGTGGTGGGAACCCATGCCCGTGCCGGCATAGCCCAGGCTCTTTTGGGTAGTGTTGCTCAAAGTATCCTGAGAAGGTCGCCCTGCGATGTTTTGACAGTGAAAGCGTGGTAA